The Mytilus edulis chromosome 12, xbMytEdul2.2, whole genome shotgun sequence genome contains a region encoding:
- the LOC139498527 gene encoding low-density lipoprotein receptor-related protein 5-like has protein sequence MKVILLFGLFVGTAFCCSYDEYTCDDGTCIYGGYQCDSWVDCSKGEDDMGCSGCASDLFACGNDQCVEWWKVCNGIDDCGDNTDERGCVNLCWYDLPYSKRGLTRSSAEKVVSRGTIKRGKVEAAGTNMHKKENEAQKIANKMEKLRLLSRGKDGK, from the exons ATGAAAGTAATACTATTGTTTGGACTGTTTGTGGGAACAGCTTTTT GCTGTTCATATGATGAGTATACGTGTGACGACGGGACATGTATTTATGGAGGTTATCAGTGTGATTCCTGGGTTGATTGCAGTAAAGGAGAGGATGACATGGGATGTTCAG GTTGTGCCAGTGATCTTTTCGCATGCGGAAATGATCAGTGTGTTGAATGGTGGAAAGTATGTAACGGTATAGATGACTGTGGTGATAACACGGATGAACGTGGCTGTGTTAACCTTTGCTGGTATGATT TGCCATACAGTAAACGCGGTTTAACCCGTTCCAGTGCTGAAAAAGTAGTATCCAGGGGAACCATTAAAAGAGGGAAAGTAGAAGCTGCAGGAACAAACATGCACAAAAAGGAAAACGAGGCACAGAAAATAGCTAATAAAATGGAAAAGCTCAGACTGCTTAGCAGAGGAAAAGATGGCAAATGA